The Nitrospirota bacterium DNA window ATGCCTTTGAAGCTGTTATTGCCGCGATATATCTTGACAGTGGAATGAAGAAGGCAAGAGAGTTTATCCTCGCGTCTCTTGAGCCGAAGATACTGGAACTCGTTGACAACAGCCTTGTGATGGATTTCAAAACAAGCCTTCAGGAATTGACACAGTCGAGGTTCGGCGTGCTGCCTGAATATCAGGTAAAAAGCGAACAGGGTCCGGAGCATGACAAGATGTTTGAGGTCTCTGTTCAGATAAACCACGATACATACGGCACAGGCCGCGGCAGGACAAAGAAGGCGGCAGAGCAGATGGCTGCGAAAGCAAGCCTGAAGAAGATAGAAAAGGCTTAGCTGCAAATGTTATTTAATCTTGTATAATTAATATCATCTATTCTGTCACTCCGGCTTGTCCGGAGTCTTTTTTCAAGAATGATTCCGGACAAGCCGGAATGACAACAAAACAATTACCATAAAAACATTTTCAATAATTTAAAAAACAGAAAGGACATCAATGGCTCTTACATATAAAAAATCCGGAGTAGACATAGACAAAGGCAGCAGCCTGGTAGAGATCATTAAACCTCTTGCCCGATCAACCTTCAACGCAGGTGTCATGGGCAGTATCGGTTCATTTGGCGCGCTGTATAATATGAAAAGCACAAAGGTCAAGGATCCAGTGCTCGTCAGCAGCACTGACGGAGTGGGGACAAAACTCAAGATCGCGTTTGACCTTAACAGGCACGCTACAGTCGGGATAGACCTTGTCGCAATGTGCGTCAACGATATCCTCACAAACGGCGCCCGCCCCCTCTTCTTTCTCGATTACTTTGCAACCGGAAAGCTCTCTACAGATAAGGCCGCTGATGTGATTAAAGGTATTGCCGCAGGATGCAGGATGGCTGACTGCGCACTTGTCGGCGGAGAGACCGCTGAGATGCCCGGATTCTACAGTCCCGGTGAATACGACCTTGCCGGCTTCTCGGTTGGTGTGGTTGACAGAAAGAAGATCATTGACGGTTCAAAGATTAAAGACGGCGACATTGTCATAGGGCTCTCATCAAGCGGGCTTCACAGCAACGGCTACTCGCTTGCGAGAAAGCTCTTTTTTGATATCAAAAAATACAGTCCGAAAAAGAGGCTTAAGGAACTCAGGCGTCCTGTAGGAGAAGAACTGCTTACACCTACAAAGATATATGTGAAGAGCATTTTAAAAATCATCAATAGCTTTGATGTGAAAGGAATGGCGCATATTACAGGCGGCGGCATTACCGAAAATCTGCCGAGAATATTCCCGCCTAAAAAGGGGCTTAAAGCAGTCATCAAAAAAGCCAGCTGGCCTGTGCACGCGATCTTCGATCTAATACAAAAAGAAGGCAAGGTCACTGAAGATGAGATGTACAAGACATTCAATATGGGGATAGGCTTCATGCTTGTCATAGATAAAAACGATGCTGGAAAGGTTCTAAAGAAACTGAAGTCGCTTGGTGAAGAGCCTTATATCATAGGTGAAATAGCAAAAGGAAGAAGCGGAGTGAAATATATTTAACCATGCTTACGATCGGAGTTCTTGCTTCAGGCAGAGGTTCTAATTTCCAGTCTATCATAGACAATATAGAGTCCGGCTATATCAATGCAAAGATAGCTGTGCTGATAACTGACAATCCTAAAGCCTATGCGATTGAAAGGGCAAAGAATCATGACATAGAAACACTCGTAGTAAAGCCAAATAAATTCCAGGATAAAGATGCTTATTATACTCACATCGCTGACGAACTCCAGAAAAGAGGCGTGGAGCTTGTTGTTCTCGCAGGTTTCATGCGGGTTGTCGGCAAGCCGTTAATTGACAGGTACAAGAACAAGATAATGAACATCCACCCTGCCCTGCTCCCCTCATTTCCCGGGCTTCACAGCCAGAAACAGGCGGTCGATTACGGCGTAAAGATATCCGGCTGCACCGTCCATTTTGTTGATGAGGGGGTTGACACCGGCCCGATCATAATCCAGGCCGCTGTTCCTGTATATGCAGATGATATCGAAGATGACCTCTCCAAAAGAATACTAAAACAGGAACACATAATATTTCCGCTTGCGATCAAGCTCTATGCAGACGGCAAGGTCAAAGTAGAAGGCCGAAAGGTCTCTATAAAGACCGATAGAAAAGACAGCGTTCTTATCAACCCTTCACATTAGAGGGTAAAACAGGCATCAGGGAACAAACTGTTTGAAGTACTTGATGGTTTTGACCAACCCCTTTTCCAGCTTTACCTTCGGCTTCCATTTAAGCTCTTTCATCGCCAGAGATATATTAGGCTGTCTCTGTGTAGGGTCGTCCTGCGGAAGAGGCTTGAATACTACCTTTGACTTTGAACCGGTAAGCTTTATTACAATGCTGGCAAGCTCTATTATGCTGAACTCGTCAGGGTTGCCGAGATTTACAGGCCCGGTCAGTTTGTCAGGCGAATCCATTAATCTGACAAAACCTTCCACCAGATCATCAACATAACAGAAGCTCCTTGACTGCTGCCCTTTTCCATAGACAGTAATATCCTCACCCCTTAACGCCTGCATAATGAAGTTACTGACAACCCTGCCGTCCTGCGGATGCATATTAGGGCCGTATGTGTTGAAGATCCTTGCAACTTTTATCTTAAGCCCGTGCTGCCTGTTGTAGTCAAAAAAGAGCGTCTCGGCACAGCGCTTGCCTTCGTCATAGCATGAACGTATGCCTATAGGATTGACATTCCCCCAGTAGGATTCTGTTTGCGGATGCTCGGTAGGATCGCCGTATACTTCAGATGTTGACGCCTGAAAGACCTTTGCCTTGACCCTCTTGGCAAGGCCGAGAATATTTATCGCGCCGTGAACAGATGTCTTTGTT harbors:
- a CDS encoding phosphoribosylglycinamide formyltransferase — protein: MLTIGVLASGRGSNFQSIIDNIESGYINAKIAVLITDNPKAYAIERAKNHDIETLVVKPNKFQDKDAYYTHIADELQKRGVELVVLAGFMRVVGKPLIDRYKNKIMNIHPALLPSFPGLHSQKQAVDYGVKISGCTVHFVDEGVDTGPIIIQAAVPVYADDIEDDLSKRILKQEHIIFPLAIKLYADGKVKVEGRKVSIKTDRKDSVLINPSH
- a CDS encoding SDR family oxidoreductase, with protein sequence MKRILVTGGAGFIGSHLCERLLNDGHEVLCVDNFYTGRRSNIAHLVANPYFEIMRHDICFPLYVEVDEIYNLACPASPIHYQFDPVQTTKTSVHGAINILGLAKRVKAKVFQASTSEVYGDPTEHPQTESYWGNVNPIGIRSCYDEGKRCAETLFFDYNRQHGLKIKVARIFNTYGPNMHPQDGRVVSNFIMQALRGEDITVYGKGQQSRSFCYVDDLVEGFVRLMDSPDKLTGPVNLGNPDEFSIIELASIVIKLTGSKSKVVFKPLPQDDPTQRQPNISLAMKELKWKPKVKLEKGLVKTIKYFKQFVP
- a CDS encoding phosphoribosylformylglycinamidine cyclo-ligase — encoded protein: MALTYKKSGVDIDKGSSLVEIIKPLARSTFNAGVMGSIGSFGALYNMKSTKVKDPVLVSSTDGVGTKLKIAFDLNRHATVGIDLVAMCVNDILTNGARPLFFLDYFATGKLSTDKAADVIKGIAAGCRMADCALVGGETAEMPGFYSPGEYDLAGFSVGVVDRKKIIDGSKIKDGDIVIGLSSSGLHSNGYSLARKLFFDIKKYSPKKRLKELRRPVGEELLTPTKIYVKSILKIINSFDVKGMAHITGGGITENLPRIFPPKKGLKAVIKKASWPVHAIFDLIQKEGKVTEDEMYKTFNMGIGFMLVIDKNDAGKVLKKLKSLGEEPYIIGEIAKGRSGVKYI